Proteins found in one Ruficoccus amylovorans genomic segment:
- the pth gene encoding aminoacyl-tRNA hydrolase — protein sequence MSIAVIVGLGNPGPEYSGTRHNIGFAVVDALATEQGAAWKNEKRFQAETAKVSLAGQSVVLMKPLTYVNDSGRALGAWLRFHRQPASAAIVAYDEINLELGRLKLSLNGSAGGHNGISSLLRDAGAGFLRYRIGIGGKSHPAMDLKDWVLGRFTEAENALITARMPDYLKGLHLLLSRGVETAMNQLNTRSHSEPA from the coding sequence ATGTCTATCGCCGTTATCGTCGGCCTGGGAAACCCCGGACCGGAGTATAGCGGTACCCGCCACAATATAGGCTTCGCGGTGGTTGACGCCCTCGCGACCGAACAGGGAGCGGCCTGGAAAAACGAAAAAAGATTCCAGGCCGAAACCGCCAAGGTCTCCCTCGCCGGCCAGTCTGTGGTGCTGATGAAGCCGTTGACCTATGTCAACGACAGTGGTCGCGCCCTCGGGGCGTGGCTGCGCTTCCACCGGCAACCGGCTTCCGCAGCTATTGTCGCCTATGACGAGATCAATCTCGAACTTGGGCGGCTCAAGCTCAGCCTCAACGGCAGCGCCGGCGGGCACAACGGCATCTCCAGCCTGCTGCGAGATGCCGGGGCGGGATTCCTCCGGTACCGCATCGGTATCGGCGGCAAGAGCCACCCGGCGATGGACTTAAAAGACTGGGTCCTGGGCAGATTCACCGAGGCGGAAAACGCCCTCATAACTGCCCGGATGCCCGACTACCTGAAAGGCCTGCATCTGCTCCTGTCACGGGGCGTCGAAACGGCCATGAATCAACTTAACACCCGATCCCATTCCGAACCAGCATGA
- the ssb gene encoding single-stranded DNA-binding protein — MASYNKVILLGNLTRDPEVRVTPGGMSICKFGLAVNRNFTTKDGEKREETTFVDIDAFGRQAEVIAKYLGKGRSIFVEGRLRLDQWDDKGSGEKRSKLGVVLENFQFVGGRDDAGAGGGNGGGYEQSSPPPRTTGRQSTPEPDVDEDVPF, encoded by the coding sequence ATGGCCTCATACAACAAAGTTATTCTTCTCGGTAATCTGACTCGCGACCCTGAAGTGCGCGTCACACCCGGCGGTATGTCCATCTGTAAATTTGGACTGGCCGTGAACCGCAACTTCACCACCAAGGACGGCGAGAAGCGCGAAGAGACCACTTTCGTGGACATCGACGCCTTTGGCCGCCAGGCTGAGGTCATTGCCAAATACCTCGGCAAGGGCCGCTCGATCTTCGTGGAAGGCCGCCTGCGCCTCGACCAGTGGGACGACAAAGGCTCCGGCGAAAAGCGCAGCAAACTCGGCGTGGTGCTGGAGAATTTCCAGTTTGTCGGCGGTCGTGACGACGCCGGGGCCGGTGGTGGCAATGGCGGTGGCTATGAGCAAAGTTCCCCCCCTCCCCGCACGACTGGACGCCAATCCACCCCAGAACCTGATGTGGACGAAGACGTCCCCTTCTGA
- a CDS encoding 30S ribosomal protein S6 gives MSDTATQSQYLATVILDTRNYTDAVETLIEKIKDGFTAIGFEVGKVENLGQKDFVRTTDRHFQGGIFVQYALTGPAAASTQIQEKFRLDKQVNRILVQSKD, from the coding sequence ATGAGCGACACAGCAACCCAGAGCCAGTACCTGGCCACCGTCATCCTCGACACCCGCAACTACACCGACGCGGTTGAAACCCTGATCGAAAAGATCAAGGACGGCTTCACCGCCATCGGCTTTGAAGTCGGCAAGGTCGAAAACCTCGGCCAGAAGGACTTCGTCCGCACTACTGACCGCCACTTTCAGGGCGGCATCTTCGTGCAGTACGCGCTGACCGGCCCGGCCGCGGCTTCGACCCAGATCCAGGAGAAGTTCCGCCTCGACAAGCAGGTCAACCGCATCCTCGTCCAGTCCAAGGACTGA